A window of Apium graveolens cultivar Ventura chromosome 8, ASM990537v1, whole genome shotgun sequence contains these coding sequences:
- the LOC141676776 gene encoding ubiquitin-conjugating enzyme E2 2, producing MSTPSRKRLMRDFKRLQQDPPAGISGAPQDNNIMLWNAVIFGPDDTPWDGGTFKLTLQFSEDYPNKPPTVRFVSRMFHPNIYADGSICLDILQNQWSPIYDVAAILTSIQSLLCDPNPNSPANSEAARMFSENKREYNRRVREVVEQSWTAD from the exons ATGTCAACGCCTTCAAGGAAAAGACTTATGAGGGATTTTAAGAGGTTGCAACAAGATCCACCTGCAGGCATCAGTGGCGCTCCTCAAGACAACAATATCATGTTGTGGAACGCCGTCATATTTGG TCCTGATGATACTCCATGGGACGGAG GTACGTTTAAGTTGACACTTCAGTTTTCAGAGGATTATCCGAATAAGCCGCCGACAGTGCGCTTCGTTTCTCGGATGTTCCACCCAAACA TTTACGCCGATGGAAGCATATGCTTGGACATTTTGCAAAATCAGTGGAGTCCTATCTATGATGTGGCTGCTATTCTCACCTCTATCCAG TCGTTGCTCTGTGACCCAAATCCAAACTCACCTGCCAATTCTGAAGCTGCAAGGATGTTTAGTGAGAACAAACGCGAGTACAACAGAAGAGTACGTGAGGTTGTTGAGCAGAGCTGGACAGCCGACTGA
- the LOC141676775 gene encoding putative LRR receptor-like serine/threonine-protein kinase At1g14390 encodes MKSYMFLVFLSVLLIQFCNAQIASSETNVLLQLQQHLEYPQVLQGWNNWTNFCSIPPSQSLAIVCSGNRITDLSVVGNHTNLQSLSRNFSLHSFFTTLTNLPNLKVLSLVSLGLWGPLPRNINLLGSLEVLNISSNQIYGNIPASIATIKNLKNLVLADNMLHGRIPDLKSLQNLEELNLGNNHLGPRLPSLSDNVVSVTLNNNSLRFEIPSVLQSYVRLERLDVSSNKLSGPIPSFLFSLPSIRYLSLSKNHLSGELDTNVSCNQDLVYVDISNNFLMGKLPLCIQSNYRNRTVISLWNCLFNSSSKYQHRYSFCQKEALAVRPPAMDQKKRTTMKLGIVLSIVGATVGTVFTIGLLVFIICRRKKAAKARDHKNDGFIFDQNPAGGSPIVDSRHRPQTMRRMATFGLPPYQIFTWEEIHNASNNFDSSKLVGEDTQGQVYSACLKDGSSVLLKCMNVKQKHTPQIMKQYNESLSKLRHQNLVSVLGHCIVNYAGNPNLSTIYVVQEFSINGSLRDHFKDWRKREVLKWPQRMGIIIGIAKGIQYLHRGTAPGHFGNNIKIKNIMLDENLTPKLSSYTLPLPSKVGQESPLTREVKKSEFARENSLYATENPEKDDIYQFGVILLQVITGKLFNSRSEIAEMKLQLETNLTEALPGSSTKISDAADPSLRGTFAYGSLKTATQITVNCLADEANTRPSIDDVLWHLQYSIQVQEGWNNSGNLDTKI; translated from the exons ATGAAATCATACATGTTTCTTGTTTTTCTCTCTGTTTTGCTTATTCAATTTTGTAATGCACAGATAGCTTCTTCAGAGACAAATGTTCTTCTCCAACTCCAACAACATCTTGAATATCCACAAGTACTCCAAGGTTGGAATAACTGGACTAATTTTTGCAGTATTCCACCCTCGCAATCTCTAGCTATCGTTTGCTCAGGTAATCGTATTACGGACTTGAGTGTCGTTGGAAATCATACGAATCTTCAAAGTCTGTCCCGAAATTTCTCACTACATTCATTCTTCACTACATTAACAAACCTTCCAAATTTGAAAGTTTTATCACTTGTTTCTTTAGGATTATGGGGTCCATTACCTCGCAACATCAATCTTTTAGGTTCCCTTGAAGTATTAAACATTAGTTCGAATCAAATCTATGGAAACATTCCTGCATCAATCGCCACAATCAAGAATCTCAAGAATCTTGTTTTGGCTGATAATATGTTGCATGGAAGGATTCCGGATCTAAAAAGTTTACAGAATCTTGAAGAACTAAACTTAGGTAACAATCACTTGGGGCCTCGATTACCATCTTTAAGTGACAATGTTGTTAGTGTCACTTTGAATAACAATTCACTGAGATTTGAAATCCCTTCTGTTCTTCAAAGTTACGTTAGACTTGAACGACTTGATGTCTCTTCCAATAAACTAAGTGGTCCGATTCCTTCCTTTCTGTTTTCTCTTCCGTCCATTCGGTACCTCAGTCTGTCCAAGAATCATTTAAGCGGTGAACTTGACACAAATGTATCCTGCAACCAAGATCTTGTGTATGTAGATATTTCTAATAACTTCTTGATGGGAAAGTTGCCTCTTTGCATCCAATCAAATTATCGGAACCGGACAGTAATTAGTCTATGGAATTGTCTATTTAATTCAAGCTCTAAATATCAGCACAGATACTCGTTTTGCCAGAAAGAAGCCTTAGCTGTGAGGCCACCAGCTATGGATCAAAAGAAACGAACAACCATGAAACTTGGAATTGTTCTTAGTATTGTTGGAGCAACCGTGGGAACTGTGTTTACAATTGGATTACTAGTTTTCATCATTTGCAGAAGAAAAAAAGCTGCAAAAGCAAGAGATCACAAAAATGATGGCTTTATTTTTGACCAAAACCCTGCTGGAGGCTCTCCTATTGTGGATAGCA GGCATAGACCACAAACAATGAGAAGAATGGCAACCTTTGGTCTCCCACCTTATCAAATCTTTACATGGGAGGAAATACACAATGCAAGCAACAACTTCGACTCTTCGAAGCTAGTAGGGGAAGACACTCAAGGCCAG GTTTATAGTGCTTGCCTTAAAGACGGGTCATCAGTACTACTGAAATGTATGAACGTGAAACAAAAGCATACACCTCAGATAATGAAGCAGTACAACGAAAGTCTGTCGAAGCTAAGGCACCAGAATCTAGTCAGTGTTCTTGGACACTGCATTGTTAATTATGCAGGCAATCCCAATTTGAGCACTATATATGTTGTTCAAGAATTCAGTATCAACGGGTCACTAAGGGATCATTTTAAAG ATTGGAGAAAGCGAGAAGTTCTCAAGTGGCCACAGAGAATGGGCATTATAATTGGTATTGCAAAGGGCATCCAATATTTGCACAGAGGAACAGCTCCCGGACATTTTGGGAACAATATCAAGATCAAGAACATAATGTTGGACGAAAATCTCACTCCTAAATTAAGTAGTTACACATTACCCTTACCATCTAAG GTTGGTCAGGAAAGCCCCCTTACCAGGGAGGTAAAGAAGTCTGAGTTTGCCCGTGAAAACTCATTATATGCCACTGAAAATCCAGAGAAAGACGATATTTACCAGTTTGGTGTAATTTTACTACAAGTTATTACTGGTAAACTATTCAACTCCAGGTCGGAAATAGCTGAAATGAAGCTTCAG CTAGAGACAAATTTAACAGAGGCATTACCAGGATCATCAACAAAAATAAGTGACGCAGCAGATCCTTCGCTACGAGGGACGTTTGCTTATGGATCGCTAAAAACTGCAACACAGATTACTGTGAACTGTCTTGCGGACGAGGCAAACACACGACCATCAATAGATGATGTTCTCTGGCACCTGCAGTATTCAATTCAGGTTCAAGAAGGATGGAACAATAGCGGAAACCTTGACACAAAAATCTGA
- the LOC141680216 gene encoding uncharacterized protein LOC141680216, with amino-acid sequence MVIVETQGHSGGIAFLWRNKDEVNLNSYSKNHIDLTIHNKPGQLYRVTGVYGEPDRRKRSETWNLLRTLAMDNNLPWCLIGDFNNVVSQNDKKCGRPYPHNLVQGFRDVLEECQLIDMDLQGHQYTWERGLGTSQWIEVCLDRALVNISFQAMFEVAKLINLEISTSDHCPILLALQDNNYIARTQRFKFENARLREPMCQQIVAEVWAEHEHLSLFDKLKECSNILSAWGQEITGNFKQRIKSCKRILKALKGRRDDSSVELIKQEQRKLSEIYAQQEVFWRQRSEQLWLREGDSKTSQTEWEEVTNCMENKLNADHNVMLLKPVEEFEVKEALFHMHPDKSPGPDGITPGFYQKFWHIVKEDVVKTVQKFFEDGKIDNHLVATNIALIPKKRHPQAMTDIRPISLCNVLYKVISKVLANRLKKLIDGLISATQIAFIPGRLITDNVMVAHELMHFLNRKSKGKQSWMALKIDMSKTYDRVEWSYLAAVLEKMGFDQKVITLVMSCISSVEYRLSHAGRMFGSITPSRGIRQGDPLSSYLFLLCIEGFSSLIQKYESRKLIQGIKVAQKAPSISHILFADDCYVFCKASMDSATHILEMLYPNRYSYAFVVRDHQGALVEARLWCYEGQTSSTLAEAMGIREALSWIKTTRQQNVEVETDSLQIVQWIRSSYNSLSYVGRLVSECKELLAELHSQNVMLRFVKRSANRVAHFLARHSYLPANRIWRLDNIHPDFYHVLCDDLK; translated from the exons ATGGTAATTGTTGAAACTCAGGGCCACAGTGGAGGTATTGCCTTTTTATGGAGAAATAAGGATGAGGTGAATTTAAACTCATACAGTAAGAACCATATTGACTTGACAATTCATAATAAGCCAGGCCAATTGTATAGAGTGACAGGAGTGTATGGCGAGCCAGATAGAAGGAAAAGATCTGAAACATGGAATTTGCTTCGTACTTTAGCTATGGACAACAATCTACCTTGGTGCCTAATTGGGGATTTTAATAATGTAGTCTCCCAAAATGACAAAAAATGTGGTAGACCATATCCACACAACTTAGTTCAAGGGTTTCGAGATGTCCTAGAAGAATGCCAACTCATAGATATGGATTTGCAAGGTCATCAGTACACGTGGGAGAGAGGGCTAGGCACTTCACAGTGGATAGAAGTATGCCTTGATAGAGCACTTGTAAATATTTCTTTCCAAGCAATGTTTGAGGTAGCCAAGCTGATTAATCTGGAGATTTCGACGTCCGATCACTGTCCTATCTTACTAGCACTTCAAGATAACAATTATATTGCCAGAACTCAGAGGTTTAAGTTCGAAAACGCAAGGCTTCGTGAGCCAATGTGCCAGCAGATTGTGGCAGAAGTATGGGCAGAGCACGAACATCTTTCACTGTTTGATAAATTAAAGGAGTGTTCAAATATTCTGTCAGCTTGGGGTCAGGAAATCACAGGCAACTTCAAGCAGAGAATTAAAAGTTGTAAAAGAATTTTGAAGGCTCTGAAAGGACGACGAGATGATAGCTCAGTTGAATTAATTAAACAGGAACAGAGGAAGCTATCTGAAATCTACGCACAACAGGAGGTGTTTTGGAGACAACGTTCTGAGCAATTGTGGTTACGTGAGGGTGACAGTAAAA CATCTCAGACAGAATGGGAGGAAGTTACTAATTGTATGGAGAATAAACTGAATGCTGATCATAATGTAATGCTGCTCAAACCTGTCGAGGAGTTTGAAGTCAAAGAAGCACTTTTTCATATGCATCCGGACAAGAGTCCGGGTCCAGATGGAATTACACCAGGTTTTTATCagaaattttggcatatagtCAAGGAAGATGTGGTCAAAACAGTTCAGAAATTCTTTGAGGATGGCAAAATCGACAATCATTTGGTTGCCACTAATATAGCTCTCATTCCAAAAAAGAGACATCCACAAGCAATGACAGACATTAGACCAATATCCCTCTGCAATGTTCTTTACAAGGTAATATCTAAAGTTTTGGCGAATCGCCTCAAGAAATTGATTGATGGTCTGATTTCTGCAACTCAAATTGCATTCATCCCCGGTAGGCTAATTACAGATAACGTAATGGTGGCCCATGAACTAATGCACTTTTTAAACAGAAAATCAAAAGGCAAGCAGAGTTGGATGGCCCTAAAGATCGACATGAGCAAGACGTACGACCGTGTAGAATGGAGTTATTTGGCTGCGGTGTTAGAAAAAATGGGATTTGATCAAAAAGTAATTACTCTAGTCATGTCTTGCATTTCCTCAGTTGAATATCGGTTGTCACATGCAGGCCGAATGTTTGGCTCAATTACTCCTTCACGTGGCATAAGGCAAGGAGATCCATTAAGCTCATATTTATTTCTGCTGTGTATAGAGGGTTTTAGTTCTCTCATTCAAAAATACGAGTCTCGGAAGTTGATTCAAGGCATCAAGGTAGCACAGAAAGCACCATCTATCTCTCATATTCTTTTTGCAGATGATTGCTATGTCTTTTGCAAAGCAAGTATGGATAGTGCCACTCATATTCTTGAAATGCTCT ATCCTAACAGATACAGTTATGCTTTTGTTGTCCGTGATCATCAAGGTGCACTTGTGGAAGCAAGATTATGGTGTTACGAAGGACAGACCTCCTCGACTCTAGCGGAAGCCATGGGAATCAGAGAGGCACTGAGTTGGATTAAGACAACAAGGCAACAAAAtgttgaagttgaaactgataGCCTGCAAATAGTTCAGTGGATACGCAGCTCCTACAATAGTTTATCTTATGTAGGCCGCTTGGTGTCAGAATGCAAGGAACTATTAGCAGAGTTACATAGCCAAAACGTTATGTTGAGATTTGTTAAACGATCTGCAAATAGAGTGGCTCACTTTCTAGCGAGACATAGCTATTTACCAGCTAATCGTATTTGGCGGTTGGATAATATCCATCCGGATTTTTATCATGTATTGTGTGATGATTTGAAGTAA